In Fundulus heteroclitus isolate FHET01 chromosome 16, MU-UCD_Fhet_4.1, whole genome shotgun sequence, a single genomic region encodes these proteins:
- the aanat2 gene encoding arylalkylamine N-acetyltransferase 2 isoform X2, with protein sequence MTKQVCGSPFLKPFFLKTPVRVSSLQQRRHTLPASEFRNLTSQDAISVFEIEREAFVSVSGECPLTLDEVLNFLGQCPELSLGWFEEGQLVAFIIGSGWHKERLSKEAMTQHVPDTPTVHIHVLSVHRHCRQQGKGSVLLWRYLQYLRCMPGLRRALLICEDFLVPFYQKAGFKEKGPSEISVSNMQFQEMEYMVNGHVYARRNSGC encoded by the exons ATGACAAAGCAGGTCTGCGGCTCGCCTTTCCTGAAGCCCTTCTTTCTGAAGACACCCGTCAGAGTCAGCTCGCTGCAGCAGAGACGACACACGCTCCCCGCCAGCGAGTTCAGAAATCTCACCTCACAGGATGCAATCAGCGTGTTCGAAATTGAAAGAGAAG CCTTCGTGTCGGTCTCTGGCGAGTGTCCCCTTACGCTGGATGAGGTGCTTAATTTCCTGGGACAGTGTCCCGAGCTGTCTCTGGGTTGGTTTGAGGAGGGCCAGTTGGTGGCCTTCATCATCGGCTCCGGTTGGCACAAGGAAAGGCTTTCGAAG GAGGCCATGACCCAGCATGTCCCGGACACCCCCACCGTGCACATCCACGTGCTGTCGGTGCACCGCCACTGTCGACAGCAGGGCAAAGGCTCCGTCCTTTTGTGGCGCTACCTGCAGTACCTGCGGTGCATGCCGGGCCTCCGCCGAGCTCTGCTCATCTGCGAGGACTTCCTGGTGCCCTTCTACCAAAAGGCCGGCTTCAAGGAGAAAGGCCCGTCTGAGATCTCCGTGTCCAACATGCAGTTCCAGGAGATGGAGTACATGGTGAACGGGCACGTGTACGCCCGACGGAACAGTGGCTGCTAG
- the aanat2 gene encoding arylalkylamine N-acetyltransferase 2 isoform X1 — protein MTKQVCGSPFLKPFFLKTPVRVSSLQQRRHTLPASEFRNLTSQDAISVFEIEREAFVSVSGECPLTLDEVLNFLGQCPELSLGWFEEGQLVAFIIGSGWHKERLSKVLTLSKIKNSCKSIRLCYSLFNILDDGNLIPVPQEAMTQHVPDTPTVHIHVLSVHRHCRQQGKGSVLLWRYLQYLRCMPGLRRALLICEDFLVPFYQKAGFKEKGPSEISVSNMQFQEMEYMVNGHVYARRNSGC, from the exons ATGACAAAGCAGGTCTGCGGCTCGCCTTTCCTGAAGCCCTTCTTTCTGAAGACACCCGTCAGAGTCAGCTCGCTGCAGCAGAGACGACACACGCTCCCCGCCAGCGAGTTCAGAAATCTCACCTCACAGGATGCAATCAGCGTGTTCGAAATTGAAAGAGAAG CCTTCGTGTCGGTCTCTGGCGAGTGTCCCCTTACGCTGGATGAGGTGCTTAATTTCCTGGGACAGTGTCCCGAGCTGTCTCTGGGTTGGTTTGAGGAGGGCCAGTTGGTGGCCTTCATCATCGGCTCCGGTTGGCACAAGGAAAGGCTTTCGAAGGTATTAACGCTGTCCAAAATTAAAAATTCCTGTAAAAGCATTCGCCTCTGCTACTCATTATTTAACATCCTCGATGACGGAAATCTAATCCCTGTTCCCCAGGAGGCCATGACCCAGCATGTCCCGGACACCCCCACCGTGCACATCCACGTGCTGTCGGTGCACCGCCACTGTCGACAGCAGGGCAAAGGCTCCGTCCTTTTGTGGCGCTACCTGCAGTACCTGCGGTGCATGCCGGGCCTCCGCCGAGCTCTGCTCATCTGCGAGGACTTCCTGGTGCCCTTCTACCAAAAGGCCGGCTTCAAGGAGAAAGGCCCGTCTGAGATCTCCGTGTCCAACATGCAGTTCCAGGAGATGGAGTACATGGTGAACGGGCACGTGTACGCCCGACGGAACAGTGGCTGCTAG
- the rhbdf1a gene encoding inactive rhomboid protein 1 isoform X1, giving the protein MAEPRRESTSSLQRKKPPWLRLDIPTAQMSLDEPPTFVQPVRRQGFLRSISMPVESSHLQSPPRDIFETRRPVLQRQSSITQTIKSSRRVHFERINTVPVKGQRAARRSVRKHHSLSRTLLRGTADWFGVSKDGDATQKWQRKSLRHCSLRYGKLKPQVIREMDLPSQDNISLTSTETPPPLYVPGSQHGMQKIVDPLARGRAFRMVEEVDGYSVPPTPITPGAASLCSFTSSRSGLNRLPRRRKRESVAKMSFRAAAALVKGRSFRESTLRRAQRRSFTPASFMEEDVVDFPDELDTSFFARDILMHEELSTYADEVFESPSEMAIKEAEPDAKKDEMELTGSALDKTELERSHLMLPLERGWRKAKEGTPGPPKVPLRQEVVSVHGQRRGQRIIVPVKKLFAREKRPYGLGMVGKLTNRTYRKRIDSYVKRQIEDMDDHRPFFTYWITFVHLLITILAVCIYGIAPVGFSQHETVDSVLRNKGVYENVKFVQQENFWIGPGSEYLIHLGAKYSPCMRQDEQVHKLIREKRAVERNSACCVRNDRSGCVQTSEEECSSTLAVWVKWPTHSSAPQSNNKVRQHGSVCHQDPSTCLEPASVSPHEWPDDITKWPICTRYNTGNHTNLPHIDCTITGRPCCIGTKGRCEITSREYCDFMKGYFHEEATLCSQVHCMDDVCGLLPFLNPEIPDQFYRLWLSLFLHAGILHCLVSVAFQMTILRDLEKLAGWLRISIIYILSGITGNLASAIFLPYRAEVGPAGSQFGILACLFVELFQSWQILAQPWRAFIKLLCVVLFLFAFGLLPWIDNFAHICGFISGFFLSFAFLPYISFGRMDLYRKRCQIIVFLLVFVGLFSGLVVLFYVYPIKCDWCELITCIPFTDKFCEKYDLNAHLH; this is encoded by the exons ATGGCTGAACCACGGAGGGAAAGCACCAGCAGCCTGCAGAGGAAGAAACCTCCCTGGCTCCGACTGGACATTCCCACCGCTCAGATGTCACTAGACGAGCCTCCTACTTTTGTTCAG CCGGTGAGACGGCAGGGGTTCCTTCGCAGTATCAGCATGCCGGTGGAGAGTTCTCACCTTCAGTCTCCGCCACGCGACATCTTTGAAACCCGGCGGCCTGTACTACAACGCCAGTCATCCATTACTCAGACCATAAAGAG CAGCAGGAGAGTGCACTTTGAGCGGATTAACACTGTCCCCGTTAAGGGGCAGCGGGCTGCGCGGCGCAGCGTCAGGAAGCACCACTCTCTCTCCAGAACTCTGCTCAG GGGAACGGCGGACTGGTTTGGAGTTAGTAAAGACGGCGACGCCACTCAGAAATGGCAGAGGAAAAGTCTTCGGCACTGCAGTCTCCGCTATGGAAAACTAAAACCGCAGGTGATCCGGGAGATGGACCTACCGAGCCAGGACAACATCTCCTTGACCAGCACTGAGACCCCGCCTCCCCTCTACGTGCCGGGTTCGCAACATGGAATGCAAAAG ATTGTGGACCCGTTGGCTCGTGGAAGAGCCTTTCGAATGGTGGAGGAGGTTGACGGCTACAGCGTGCCTCCCACCCCGATCACGCCCGGCGCTGCGTCCCTTTGCTCCTTCACCAGCTCCCGCTCAGGTCTCAACCGGCTACCTCGAAGGCGAAAGAGGGAATCGGTGGCCAAGATGAGCTTCAGAGCTGCAGCCGCGCTGGTCAAG GGGCGCTCGTTTAGAGAGAGCACTCTGAGACGGGCGCAGAGGCGAAGCTTCACTCCCGCCAGCTTCATGGAGGAAGACGTGGTCGACTTTCCCGATGAGCTTGACACCTCCTTCTTCGCTAGG GACATCCTGATGCACGAAGAGTTGTCGACATACGCAGACGAGGTATTTGAGTCGCCGTCAGAGATGGCCATCAAAGAGGCAGAGCCCGACGCCAAGAAGGATGAAATGGAGCTGACAGGCAGCGCCTTGGATAAGACGGAGCTGGAAAGAAGTCACCTCATGCT ACCTCTGGAGAGAGGATGGCGTAAAGCCAAAGAAGGAACCCCAGGACCACCAAAGGTGCCCTTGCGTCAGGAGGTGGTCAGCGTTCACGGACAGCGGCGTGGACAGCGCATCATTGTGCCTGTCAAGAAGCTTTTTGCTCGTGAAAAGAGGCCGTATGGGCTGGGCATGGTGGGAAAGCTGACAAACCGTACCTACCGCAAACGCATTGATAGCTACGTGAAGAGGCAGATCGAGGATATGGACGACCACAG GCCTTTTTTCACATACTGGATCACCTTTGTTCATTTACTCATCACTATATTGGCTGTATGCATCTATGGTATTGCACCAGTGGGCTTCTCTCAGCACGAAACTGTTGATTCT GTTTTAAGAAACAAAGGCGTTTACGAAAATGTCAAGTTTGTCCAGCAGGAGAACTTCTGGATCGGGCCTGGCTCT GAATACCTGATCCACTTAGGGGCCAAATATTCTCCGTGCATGCGACAAGATGAGCAGGTGCACAAGCTTATCAGGGAAAAGAGAGCTGTTGAACGCAACTCCGCGTGCTGCGTTCGGAACGATCGCTCCGGCTGTGTCCAAACTTCAGAGGAGGAATGCTCG AGCACTCTAGCTGTGTGGGTGAAGTGGCCGACGCATTCCAGCGCGCCACAGTCTAACAATAAAGTCCGGCAGCATGGCTCAGTGTGTCATCAGGATCCCAG CACATGTCTGGAGCCTGCCTCGGTGTCTCCACATGAATGGCCCGATGATATAACCAAGTGGCCT atttgtACCAGGTACAACACAGGGAACCATACTAACCTGCCTCACATAGACTGCACCATCACAGGCCGACCCTGCTGCATCGGAACCAAAGGGAG GTGTGAAATCACATCCAGGGAATATTGTGACTTCATGAAGGGCTACTTCCACGAGGAGGCTACTCTTTGCTCCCAA gtgcattgcaTGGATGATGTCTGTGGACTGTTGCCTTTCCTCAACCCAGAGATTCCAGATCAGTTTTACAGGCTCTGGCTCTCTCTTTTCCTGCACGCTGG AATCCTTCACTGCCTGGTGTCTGTGGCGTTCCAGATGACCATCCTGAGAGACCTGGAGAaactggctggctggctgcgcATCTCAATCATTTACATCCTCAGCGGGATCACTGGGAACTTGGCCTCGGCCATCTTCCTGCCCTACAGAGCAGAG GTGGGTCCGGCTGGCTCTCAGTTTGGGATCCTGGCCTGCCTGTTCGTGGAGCTCTTTCAGAGCTGGCAGATCCTGGCCCAGCCGTGGAGGGCCTTCATCAAGCTGCTGTGCGTGGTGCTCTTCCTCTTCGCCTTCGGCCTGCTGCCCTGGATCGACAACTTCGCCCACATCTGCGGCTTCATCTCCGGCTTCTTCCTGTCCTTCGCCTTCCTGCCCTACATCAGCTTCGGCCGCATGGACCTGTACCGCAAACGCTGCCAGATCATCGTCTTCCTGCTGGTGTTTGTCGGCCTCTTCTCGGGCCTCGTGGTGCTCTTCTACGTCTACCCAATCAAGTGCGACTGGTGCGAACTGATCACCTGCATCCCCTTCACGGACAAGTTCTGCGAGAAGTACGACCTCAACGCTCACCTCCATTGA
- the rhbdf1a gene encoding inactive rhomboid protein 1 isoform X2, protein MAEPRRESTSSLQRKKPPWLRLDIPTAQMSLDEPPTFVQPVRRQGFLRSISMPVESSHLQSPPRDIFETRRPVLQRQSSITQTIKSRRVHFERINTVPVKGQRAARRSVRKHHSLSRTLLRGTADWFGVSKDGDATQKWQRKSLRHCSLRYGKLKPQVIREMDLPSQDNISLTSTETPPPLYVPGSQHGMQKIVDPLARGRAFRMVEEVDGYSVPPTPITPGAASLCSFTSSRSGLNRLPRRRKRESVAKMSFRAAAALVKGRSFRESTLRRAQRRSFTPASFMEEDVVDFPDELDTSFFARDILMHEELSTYADEVFESPSEMAIKEAEPDAKKDEMELTGSALDKTELERSHLMLPLERGWRKAKEGTPGPPKVPLRQEVVSVHGQRRGQRIIVPVKKLFAREKRPYGLGMVGKLTNRTYRKRIDSYVKRQIEDMDDHRPFFTYWITFVHLLITILAVCIYGIAPVGFSQHETVDSVLRNKGVYENVKFVQQENFWIGPGSEYLIHLGAKYSPCMRQDEQVHKLIREKRAVERNSACCVRNDRSGCVQTSEEECSSTLAVWVKWPTHSSAPQSNNKVRQHGSVCHQDPSTCLEPASVSPHEWPDDITKWPICTRYNTGNHTNLPHIDCTITGRPCCIGTKGRCEITSREYCDFMKGYFHEEATLCSQVHCMDDVCGLLPFLNPEIPDQFYRLWLSLFLHAGILHCLVSVAFQMTILRDLEKLAGWLRISIIYILSGITGNLASAIFLPYRAEVGPAGSQFGILACLFVELFQSWQILAQPWRAFIKLLCVVLFLFAFGLLPWIDNFAHICGFISGFFLSFAFLPYISFGRMDLYRKRCQIIVFLLVFVGLFSGLVVLFYVYPIKCDWCELITCIPFTDKFCEKYDLNAHLH, encoded by the exons ATGGCTGAACCACGGAGGGAAAGCACCAGCAGCCTGCAGAGGAAGAAACCTCCCTGGCTCCGACTGGACATTCCCACCGCTCAGATGTCACTAGACGAGCCTCCTACTTTTGTTCAG CCGGTGAGACGGCAGGGGTTCCTTCGCAGTATCAGCATGCCGGTGGAGAGTTCTCACCTTCAGTCTCCGCCACGCGACATCTTTGAAACCCGGCGGCCTGTACTACAACGCCAGTCATCCATTACTCAGACCATAAAGAG CAGGAGAGTGCACTTTGAGCGGATTAACACTGTCCCCGTTAAGGGGCAGCGGGCTGCGCGGCGCAGCGTCAGGAAGCACCACTCTCTCTCCAGAACTCTGCTCAG GGGAACGGCGGACTGGTTTGGAGTTAGTAAAGACGGCGACGCCACTCAGAAATGGCAGAGGAAAAGTCTTCGGCACTGCAGTCTCCGCTATGGAAAACTAAAACCGCAGGTGATCCGGGAGATGGACCTACCGAGCCAGGACAACATCTCCTTGACCAGCACTGAGACCCCGCCTCCCCTCTACGTGCCGGGTTCGCAACATGGAATGCAAAAG ATTGTGGACCCGTTGGCTCGTGGAAGAGCCTTTCGAATGGTGGAGGAGGTTGACGGCTACAGCGTGCCTCCCACCCCGATCACGCCCGGCGCTGCGTCCCTTTGCTCCTTCACCAGCTCCCGCTCAGGTCTCAACCGGCTACCTCGAAGGCGAAAGAGGGAATCGGTGGCCAAGATGAGCTTCAGAGCTGCAGCCGCGCTGGTCAAG GGGCGCTCGTTTAGAGAGAGCACTCTGAGACGGGCGCAGAGGCGAAGCTTCACTCCCGCCAGCTTCATGGAGGAAGACGTGGTCGACTTTCCCGATGAGCTTGACACCTCCTTCTTCGCTAGG GACATCCTGATGCACGAAGAGTTGTCGACATACGCAGACGAGGTATTTGAGTCGCCGTCAGAGATGGCCATCAAAGAGGCAGAGCCCGACGCCAAGAAGGATGAAATGGAGCTGACAGGCAGCGCCTTGGATAAGACGGAGCTGGAAAGAAGTCACCTCATGCT ACCTCTGGAGAGAGGATGGCGTAAAGCCAAAGAAGGAACCCCAGGACCACCAAAGGTGCCCTTGCGTCAGGAGGTGGTCAGCGTTCACGGACAGCGGCGTGGACAGCGCATCATTGTGCCTGTCAAGAAGCTTTTTGCTCGTGAAAAGAGGCCGTATGGGCTGGGCATGGTGGGAAAGCTGACAAACCGTACCTACCGCAAACGCATTGATAGCTACGTGAAGAGGCAGATCGAGGATATGGACGACCACAG GCCTTTTTTCACATACTGGATCACCTTTGTTCATTTACTCATCACTATATTGGCTGTATGCATCTATGGTATTGCACCAGTGGGCTTCTCTCAGCACGAAACTGTTGATTCT GTTTTAAGAAACAAAGGCGTTTACGAAAATGTCAAGTTTGTCCAGCAGGAGAACTTCTGGATCGGGCCTGGCTCT GAATACCTGATCCACTTAGGGGCCAAATATTCTCCGTGCATGCGACAAGATGAGCAGGTGCACAAGCTTATCAGGGAAAAGAGAGCTGTTGAACGCAACTCCGCGTGCTGCGTTCGGAACGATCGCTCCGGCTGTGTCCAAACTTCAGAGGAGGAATGCTCG AGCACTCTAGCTGTGTGGGTGAAGTGGCCGACGCATTCCAGCGCGCCACAGTCTAACAATAAAGTCCGGCAGCATGGCTCAGTGTGTCATCAGGATCCCAG CACATGTCTGGAGCCTGCCTCGGTGTCTCCACATGAATGGCCCGATGATATAACCAAGTGGCCT atttgtACCAGGTACAACACAGGGAACCATACTAACCTGCCTCACATAGACTGCACCATCACAGGCCGACCCTGCTGCATCGGAACCAAAGGGAG GTGTGAAATCACATCCAGGGAATATTGTGACTTCATGAAGGGCTACTTCCACGAGGAGGCTACTCTTTGCTCCCAA gtgcattgcaTGGATGATGTCTGTGGACTGTTGCCTTTCCTCAACCCAGAGATTCCAGATCAGTTTTACAGGCTCTGGCTCTCTCTTTTCCTGCACGCTGG AATCCTTCACTGCCTGGTGTCTGTGGCGTTCCAGATGACCATCCTGAGAGACCTGGAGAaactggctggctggctgcgcATCTCAATCATTTACATCCTCAGCGGGATCACTGGGAACTTGGCCTCGGCCATCTTCCTGCCCTACAGAGCAGAG GTGGGTCCGGCTGGCTCTCAGTTTGGGATCCTGGCCTGCCTGTTCGTGGAGCTCTTTCAGAGCTGGCAGATCCTGGCCCAGCCGTGGAGGGCCTTCATCAAGCTGCTGTGCGTGGTGCTCTTCCTCTTCGCCTTCGGCCTGCTGCCCTGGATCGACAACTTCGCCCACATCTGCGGCTTCATCTCCGGCTTCTTCCTGTCCTTCGCCTTCCTGCCCTACATCAGCTTCGGCCGCATGGACCTGTACCGCAAACGCTGCCAGATCATCGTCTTCCTGCTGGTGTTTGTCGGCCTCTTCTCGGGCCTCGTGGTGCTCTTCTACGTCTACCCAATCAAGTGCGACTGGTGCGAACTGATCACCTGCATCCCCTTCACGGACAAGTTCTGCGAGAAGTACGACCTCAACGCTCACCTCCATTGA
- the rhbdf1a gene encoding inactive rhomboid protein 1 isoform X3, with the protein MAEPRRESTSSLQRKKPPWLRLDIPTAQMSLDEPPTFVQPVRRQGFLRSISMPVESSHLQSPPRDIFETRRPVLQRQSSITQTIKRGTADWFGVSKDGDATQKWQRKSLRHCSLRYGKLKPQVIREMDLPSQDNISLTSTETPPPLYVPGSQHGMQKIVDPLARGRAFRMVEEVDGYSVPPTPITPGAASLCSFTSSRSGLNRLPRRRKRESVAKMSFRAAAALVKGRSFRESTLRRAQRRSFTPASFMEEDVVDFPDELDTSFFARDILMHEELSTYADEVFESPSEMAIKEAEPDAKKDEMELTGSALDKTELERSHLMLPLERGWRKAKEGTPGPPKVPLRQEVVSVHGQRRGQRIIVPVKKLFAREKRPYGLGMVGKLTNRTYRKRIDSYVKRQIEDMDDHRPFFTYWITFVHLLITILAVCIYGIAPVGFSQHETVDSVLRNKGVYENVKFVQQENFWIGPGSEYLIHLGAKYSPCMRQDEQVHKLIREKRAVERNSACCVRNDRSGCVQTSEEECSSTLAVWVKWPTHSSAPQSNNKVRQHGSVCHQDPSTCLEPASVSPHEWPDDITKWPICTRYNTGNHTNLPHIDCTITGRPCCIGTKGRCEITSREYCDFMKGYFHEEATLCSQVHCMDDVCGLLPFLNPEIPDQFYRLWLSLFLHAGILHCLVSVAFQMTILRDLEKLAGWLRISIIYILSGITGNLASAIFLPYRAEVGPAGSQFGILACLFVELFQSWQILAQPWRAFIKLLCVVLFLFAFGLLPWIDNFAHICGFISGFFLSFAFLPYISFGRMDLYRKRCQIIVFLLVFVGLFSGLVVLFYVYPIKCDWCELITCIPFTDKFCEKYDLNAHLH; encoded by the exons ATGGCTGAACCACGGAGGGAAAGCACCAGCAGCCTGCAGAGGAAGAAACCTCCCTGGCTCCGACTGGACATTCCCACCGCTCAGATGTCACTAGACGAGCCTCCTACTTTTGTTCAG CCGGTGAGACGGCAGGGGTTCCTTCGCAGTATCAGCATGCCGGTGGAGAGTTCTCACCTTCAGTCTCCGCCACGCGACATCTTTGAAACCCGGCGGCCTGTACTACAACGCCAGTCATCCATTACTCAGACCATAAAGAG GGGAACGGCGGACTGGTTTGGAGTTAGTAAAGACGGCGACGCCACTCAGAAATGGCAGAGGAAAAGTCTTCGGCACTGCAGTCTCCGCTATGGAAAACTAAAACCGCAGGTGATCCGGGAGATGGACCTACCGAGCCAGGACAACATCTCCTTGACCAGCACTGAGACCCCGCCTCCCCTCTACGTGCCGGGTTCGCAACATGGAATGCAAAAG ATTGTGGACCCGTTGGCTCGTGGAAGAGCCTTTCGAATGGTGGAGGAGGTTGACGGCTACAGCGTGCCTCCCACCCCGATCACGCCCGGCGCTGCGTCCCTTTGCTCCTTCACCAGCTCCCGCTCAGGTCTCAACCGGCTACCTCGAAGGCGAAAGAGGGAATCGGTGGCCAAGATGAGCTTCAGAGCTGCAGCCGCGCTGGTCAAG GGGCGCTCGTTTAGAGAGAGCACTCTGAGACGGGCGCAGAGGCGAAGCTTCACTCCCGCCAGCTTCATGGAGGAAGACGTGGTCGACTTTCCCGATGAGCTTGACACCTCCTTCTTCGCTAGG GACATCCTGATGCACGAAGAGTTGTCGACATACGCAGACGAGGTATTTGAGTCGCCGTCAGAGATGGCCATCAAAGAGGCAGAGCCCGACGCCAAGAAGGATGAAATGGAGCTGACAGGCAGCGCCTTGGATAAGACGGAGCTGGAAAGAAGTCACCTCATGCT ACCTCTGGAGAGAGGATGGCGTAAAGCCAAAGAAGGAACCCCAGGACCACCAAAGGTGCCCTTGCGTCAGGAGGTGGTCAGCGTTCACGGACAGCGGCGTGGACAGCGCATCATTGTGCCTGTCAAGAAGCTTTTTGCTCGTGAAAAGAGGCCGTATGGGCTGGGCATGGTGGGAAAGCTGACAAACCGTACCTACCGCAAACGCATTGATAGCTACGTGAAGAGGCAGATCGAGGATATGGACGACCACAG GCCTTTTTTCACATACTGGATCACCTTTGTTCATTTACTCATCACTATATTGGCTGTATGCATCTATGGTATTGCACCAGTGGGCTTCTCTCAGCACGAAACTGTTGATTCT GTTTTAAGAAACAAAGGCGTTTACGAAAATGTCAAGTTTGTCCAGCAGGAGAACTTCTGGATCGGGCCTGGCTCT GAATACCTGATCCACTTAGGGGCCAAATATTCTCCGTGCATGCGACAAGATGAGCAGGTGCACAAGCTTATCAGGGAAAAGAGAGCTGTTGAACGCAACTCCGCGTGCTGCGTTCGGAACGATCGCTCCGGCTGTGTCCAAACTTCAGAGGAGGAATGCTCG AGCACTCTAGCTGTGTGGGTGAAGTGGCCGACGCATTCCAGCGCGCCACAGTCTAACAATAAAGTCCGGCAGCATGGCTCAGTGTGTCATCAGGATCCCAG CACATGTCTGGAGCCTGCCTCGGTGTCTCCACATGAATGGCCCGATGATATAACCAAGTGGCCT atttgtACCAGGTACAACACAGGGAACCATACTAACCTGCCTCACATAGACTGCACCATCACAGGCCGACCCTGCTGCATCGGAACCAAAGGGAG GTGTGAAATCACATCCAGGGAATATTGTGACTTCATGAAGGGCTACTTCCACGAGGAGGCTACTCTTTGCTCCCAA gtgcattgcaTGGATGATGTCTGTGGACTGTTGCCTTTCCTCAACCCAGAGATTCCAGATCAGTTTTACAGGCTCTGGCTCTCTCTTTTCCTGCACGCTGG AATCCTTCACTGCCTGGTGTCTGTGGCGTTCCAGATGACCATCCTGAGAGACCTGGAGAaactggctggctggctgcgcATCTCAATCATTTACATCCTCAGCGGGATCACTGGGAACTTGGCCTCGGCCATCTTCCTGCCCTACAGAGCAGAG GTGGGTCCGGCTGGCTCTCAGTTTGGGATCCTGGCCTGCCTGTTCGTGGAGCTCTTTCAGAGCTGGCAGATCCTGGCCCAGCCGTGGAGGGCCTTCATCAAGCTGCTGTGCGTGGTGCTCTTCCTCTTCGCCTTCGGCCTGCTGCCCTGGATCGACAACTTCGCCCACATCTGCGGCTTCATCTCCGGCTTCTTCCTGTCCTTCGCCTTCCTGCCCTACATCAGCTTCGGCCGCATGGACCTGTACCGCAAACGCTGCCAGATCATCGTCTTCCTGCTGGTGTTTGTCGGCCTCTTCTCGGGCCTCGTGGTGCTCTTCTACGTCTACCCAATCAAGTGCGACTGGTGCGAACTGATCACCTGCATCCCCTTCACGGACAAGTTCTGCGAGAAGTACGACCTCAACGCTCACCTCCATTGA